Proteins co-encoded in one Capnocytophaga ochracea DSM 7271 genomic window:
- a CDS encoding aminotransferase class I/II-fold pyridoxal phosphate-dependent enzyme produces the protein MKHIKEKLAEREAHNALRSLKQRHFAIDFYSNDYIGFSTNSEITKRISQLLPQQTAPHGATGSRLLSGNLPIFSETESYIAHFHNAETALLYNSGYDANVGFFSCIVGRGDIILYDSYSHASIRDGISLSLANSYKFKHNDLDDLEKLLKKFAFPDKTVLIVTETVFSMDGDSPDLVRLVTLAKQYGAYIAVDEAHAIGVFGKHGCGLVQALGVEEEIFARIVTFGKGLGAHGAAVLASNEVIQYLVNFSRSFIYTTAMSPHSVATIRAGYETLQTTKSIEQLHHNIQYFKTQIAKYKIQGFIPSDSAIQAIVVAGNERVKALAKVLQAQDIGVLPILAPTVPAGQERLRICLHSFNTEQEIEKLMSQLASLSII, from the coding sequence ATGAAACACATCAAAGAAAAATTAGCTGAACGTGAAGCTCATAATGCCTTACGCAGTCTCAAACAACGCCATTTTGCTATTGATTTCTACTCCAATGATTATATAGGATTCAGTACAAATTCTGAGATTACTAAACGCATCTCTCAATTACTCCCTCAGCAAACAGCACCTCACGGGGCTACAGGATCGCGATTGCTTTCGGGTAACTTGCCTATCTTTTCCGAAACCGAAAGCTATATAGCCCATTTTCATAACGCCGAAACAGCTCTTTTGTACAATTCGGGCTATGATGCCAATGTGGGATTCTTCTCCTGTATCGTAGGGCGAGGTGATATTATTTTATACGATAGTTACAGCCACGCTTCTATACGCGACGGTATTTCACTGAGTTTAGCCAACTCCTATAAGTTTAAACATAATGATTTAGACGATTTAGAAAAGCTCTTAAAAAAGTTTGCTTTCCCTGATAAAACGGTGCTCATCGTTACTGAAACAGTTTTTTCAATGGACGGTGATAGTCCTGATTTGGTGCGTTTGGTAACATTAGCAAAGCAGTATGGGGCTTATATAGCGGTAGACGAAGCTCACGCCATAGGAGTATTTGGCAAACACGGCTGTGGATTGGTGCAAGCATTGGGGGTGGAAGAAGAAATTTTTGCCCGCATCGTTACCTTCGGGAAAGGCTTGGGAGCACACGGAGCTGCTGTCTTAGCTTCAAATGAGGTGATACAGTATTTAGTGAACTTTTCACGCTCTTTCATATATACTACTGCTATGAGTCCACATAGTGTGGCAACTATTAGGGCAGGATATGAGACCTTACAGACAACTAAATCAATAGAACAACTGCATCATAATATACAGTATTTTAAAACGCAAATTGCCAAATACAAAATACAGGGTTTTATTCCTTCTGATTCGGCTATTCAAGCCATAGTAGTAGCAGGCAATGAACGAGTGAAAGCACTTGCCAAAGTACTACAAGCCCAAGATATAGGCGTATTACCGATTTTAGCACCCACCGTACCTGCGGGACAAGAACGCCTGAGAATATGCTTGCACAGTTTTAATACCGAACAAGAAATCGAAAAGTTAATGAGCCAATTAGCCAGTTTGTCAATTATCTGA
- the fmt gene encoding methionyl-tRNA formyltransferase, producing MTSDKMRIVFMGTPDFALASLKALVENHYNVVGVVTVADKPSGRGQKLHQSPVKLYAESKGIPVLQPIKLKDETFVNALKALQPDLQIVVAFRMLPEVVWRLPKYGTFNLHASLLPNYRGAAPINWAIINGEKETGVTTFFIDEKIDTGAIIAQEVTPIESHETAGTLHDKLMVQGAELVLKTVDSIAEGTCTTQPQNKEVTFAEAPKIYKETCKIDWQAEGMTIERLVRGMSPYPTAWTAFVQKGEVLNVKVYDAIFEPVSHQYSIGELLVGKKGLRVAVKDGYIQLLELQLPAKKRMKTNDLLNGFSFDNTTIL from the coding sequence ATGACAAGTGATAAAATGAGAATTGTATTTATGGGGACACCTGACTTTGCGCTGGCGTCGCTAAAAGCATTAGTAGAGAACCATTACAACGTAGTAGGTGTAGTAACGGTAGCCGATAAACCTTCGGGACGCGGACAGAAGCTACACCAGTCGCCGGTGAAACTCTATGCCGAAAGCAAAGGGATACCGGTATTACAACCCATAAAACTAAAAGATGAAACTTTTGTAAATGCACTGAAAGCCTTACAACCCGATTTGCAAATAGTAGTAGCCTTCCGTATGTTGCCCGAAGTGGTATGGCGATTACCTAAATACGGCACATTCAATCTGCACGCCTCTCTTTTACCTAACTATCGTGGAGCAGCCCCCATCAACTGGGCAATTATCAACGGGGAAAAGGAAACAGGGGTAACGACTTTCTTTATAGACGAGAAGATTGATACGGGAGCTATTATCGCACAAGAGGTTACACCTATTGAGTCTCACGAAACAGCGGGCACCTTACACGACAAACTAATGGTGCAAGGTGCTGAATTGGTACTGAAAACCGTAGATAGCATTGCAGAAGGGACTTGCACTACCCAACCACAAAACAAGGAAGTAACCTTTGCCGAAGCTCCTAAGATATACAAAGAGACTTGTAAGATAGATTGGCAAGCGGAAGGAATGACAATAGAGCGTTTAGTGAGGGGAATGAGCCCCTACCCTACTGCGTGGACAGCGTTTGTACAAAAAGGAGAAGTACTAAATGTAAAAGTATATGATGCTATTTTCGAACCTGTCTCTCATCAATATTCTATTGGGGAACTCTTAGTAGGTAAAAAAGGACTGCGTGTAGCTGTAAAAGATGGTTATATACAGCTATTAGAATTGCAATTACCTGCTAAAAAACGTATGAAAACCAATGACTTGCTGAATGGATTCAGCTTTGATAATACCACAATACTATAA